In the Solanum pennellii chromosome 5, SPENNV200 genome, one interval contains:
- the LOC107020036 gene encoding protein MIZU-KUSSEI 1-like, whose product MDQAEPPQPQPSSTPRTSVSSSSSSSIPAPTTTTPPSSLLEPVNSTKKKNRTRVFRVFRNVFRSFPIITPACRLPSLPGGRLPDSNSRIIAGSRITGTLFGYRKGRVSLSIQENPRNFPTVVVELALQTNVLQKEMNLGMVRIALECEKRDKREKINLLEEPLWTMYCNGKKNGYGVKREATEEDLSVMEILKPVSMGAGVLPGKSDVEGPDGEMTYMRAHFERVVKSKDAETLYMLSPDANDGPELSIFFVRI is encoded by the exons ATGGATCAGGCCGAACCACCACAACCACAACCATCATCAACACCAAGAACGAGCGTATCATCgtcgtcttcttcttcaataccggctccaacaacaacaactccGCCATCATCCCTTCTTGAACCGGTTAACTCAACCAAGAAAAAAAACCGGACTAGGGTTTTTCGAGTTTTTCGTAATGTTTTTCGATCGTTCCCGATTATAACACCGGCATGCAGACTCCCTTCTCTACCCGGTGGTCGCTTACCGGATAGTAACAGCCGGATAATAGCCGGTTCAAGAATCACCGGAACGTTGTTTGGATATCGAAAAGGACGTGTTAGTCTTTCCATTCAAGAAAACCCTAGGAATTTTCCTACCGTTGTTGTTGAACTTGCTTTGCAAACAAATGTTTTGCAAAAGGAAATGAATCTAGGCATG GTAAGGATTGCATTAGAATGTGAGAAAAGGGATAAAAGGGAGAAGATAAATCTTCTTGAAGAACCATTATGGACAATGTATTGTAATGGTAAAAAAAATGGTTATGGTGTTAAAAGAGAAGCCACAGAAGAAGATCTTAGTGTTATGGAGATTCTTAAGCCGGTGTCGATGGGCGCCGGAGTTTTGCCCGGAAAATCTGACGTGGAAGGGCCGGACGGTGAGATGACATACATGAGGGCACATTTTGAACGTGTGGTTAAATCAAAGGATGCTGAAACCCTATATATGTTGAGCCCAGATGCAAATGATGGACCTGAATTGAGTATTTTCTTTGtaagaatataa